Proteins from one Chroococcidiopsis sp. CCMEE 29 genomic window:
- a CDS encoding trypsin-like peptidase domain-containing protein has protein sequence MTRILQLGSNSNFETEGMRSPATTPTADEQLLDAYSQAVISVVENVSPAVVNIDVQRQLRGRRSNNQSFAQEVQGNGSGFIFTGDGYILTNSHVVHGASKIEVALSDGRRFLAEMIGDDPDTDLAVIRIHAPNLVAARLGDSQSLRSGQLAIAIGNPYGFQTTVTTGVVSALGRSFRSRSGRLIDNIIQTDAALNPGNSGGPLVTSHGEVIGVNTAVIMSAQGICFAVPINTAKMIIGPLIKEGKFRRGYIGVGGQNVPLPRRVVLFHELSVESGVLAISIEPNSPAQTAGLREGDVIVGLNNQPIANIDDLHKVLTHEGVGVRSQLTILRRSEKLVLSILPEESKPND, from the coding sequence ATGACAAGAATTCTGCAACTGGGATCAAACAGTAATTTCGAGACTGAGGGGATGCGAAGCCCTGCAACCACCCCTACTGCTGATGAGCAGCTGCTGGATGCTTATTCTCAAGCCGTCATCAGCGTAGTAGAGAACGTCAGCCCAGCAGTTGTCAATATTGATGTGCAACGGCAACTAAGAGGTCGCCGGAGTAATAATCAGAGCTTTGCTCAAGAAGTGCAAGGCAATGGCTCCGGCTTTATTTTCACCGGAGATGGTTACATTCTTACGAATAGCCATGTTGTGCATGGTGCCAGCAAAATTGAGGTGGCGCTCTCGGATGGTCGCCGTTTTCTGGCAGAGATGATCGGAGATGACCCGGATACGGATTTAGCGGTAATCAGAATCCATGCACCAAACCTAGTCGCAGCACGTTTAGGCGACTCGCAATCTTTACGATCAGGTCAGTTGGCGATCGCGATCGGCAATCCTTACGGTTTCCAAACCACAGTCACGACAGGAGTAGTCAGCGCTCTTGGACGTTCTTTTAGATCCAGGTCTGGGCGGCTAATCGATAACATTATCCAGACTGACGCCGCGCTTAACCCAGGTAACTCAGGTGGTCCGCTAGTAACATCACACGGAGAAGTGATCGGCGTTAATACAGCGGTGATTATGTCAGCACAGGGTATTTGCTTTGCTGTACCAATCAACACAGCCAAGATGATTATCGGACCGCTGATTAAAGAAGGCAAATTCCGGCGTGGTTACATCGGTGTCGGCGGACAAAACGTACCACTACCGCGCCGCGTGGTGCTATTTCATGAGTTGTCGGTAGAAAGTGGTGTTTTGGCAATCTCGATTGAACCAAACAGCCCAGCACAAACGGCAGGGCTACGGGAAGGAGATGTGATTGTTGGCTTGAATAATCAACCAATCGCCAATATCGATGACTTGCATAAAGTGTTAACCCACGAAGGAGTTGGAGTGCGATCGCAGCTAACAATCCTTCGCCGCTCTGAAAAACTGGTTCTCAGTATACTACCAGAAGAATCAAAGCCAAACGATTAA
- a CDS encoding helix-turn-helix domain-containing protein yields the protein MVGNTQKNSVCDPNCPSRQVLDLIANKWTAIIIYRLSQGTKRYSGLQREIGGISQKMLTQTLRSLERDGIVNRKVYPVVPPMVEYSLTPLGETLIEPLSALCQWAEAYIPEVEAARNQYDDNGDR from the coding sequence ATGGTAGGTAACACTCAGAAAAATAGTGTCTGCGATCCTAACTGTCCCTCGCGGCAAGTTCTAGATCTGATTGCCAACAAGTGGACAGCAATTATCATCTACCGACTTTCACAAGGCACGAAGCGCTACAGTGGGCTACAGCGAGAGATTGGCGGTATATCACAGAAAATGTTGACGCAGACCCTACGTAGCTTGGAGCGCGATGGCATCGTTAACCGCAAGGTTTATCCAGTTGTGCCACCAATGGTTGAGTATTCATTAACGCCACTGGGTGAAACACTAATTGAACCACTATCTGCGCTCTGTCAATGGGCTGAGGCATACATTCCTGAAGTAGAAGCAGCTCGTAATCAGTATGATGACAACGGCGATCGCTAA
- a CDS encoding DUF29 family protein yields the protein MTQELLNLRLSIVEGRYEDALELVDELEEMSKQAILRNIESLLIRLMVHLIKNQIEERLTNSWVASISDSILRIQKLNLKANKESYYVNSDEWLPFLEEAIEAAVAPASVEVLNGRLNAVQLSKQIDRDRAIATAQTLLDFTYRCSPKQLPAIITAHLAELPGGQDWYQGKP from the coding sequence ATGACTCAAGAATTGCTCAACTTGAGGCTGAGCATTGTGGAAGGGCGCTATGAAGATGCCTTAGAACTCGTGGATGAGTTAGAAGAGATGAGTAAGCAAGCCATCTTGCGAAATATTGAGTCACTTTTGATTCGGCTGATGGTGCACTTGATTAAAAACCAAATTGAAGAACGACTCACAAATTCTTGGGTGGCTTCCATTTCGGATTCGATTTTGAGAATTCAGAAATTGAATCTAAAAGCAAATAAGGAGTCCTATTATGTCAACTCCGATGAATGGTTGCCATTTTTAGAAGAGGCGATTGAAGCAGCCGTTGCCCCTGCTAGTGTCGAGGTGTTGAATGGTCGATTAAATGCAGTTCAACTGAGTAAACAGATTGATAGAGATCGGGCGATCGCTACGGCTCAAACGCTACTAGATTTCACGTATCGCTGCTCTCCCAAACAACTGCCTGCTATCATCACTGCTCATCTAGCGGAACTGCCAGGCGGGCAAGATTGGTATCAGGGTAAACCGTAG
- a CDS encoding RNaseH domain-containing protein yields the protein MHEINDQSDLNQDMVDETALSSPLLYVSLGRERARLVPLAFTMPDDVPPIPVNGLKIAWTNEALATFAKMQRDIGSNNSAFVKNMPYAWLRGLIEVSLQNVFRIDPSIGLSQYALRNEAQGPNPFVYLAGSNESETRTVLRPLLDDWMVNCLIPYAQREKVPQASISQLQALQESNQLLSIVAFKSQILPWSWSNRTDTTQPRDNYSFPVLVDYIARRIDGQEIFKGLGSIKRIITSHSGITTGLVELITDPISLPDKGLFSLVVELEVVTFPSLHQPLLKVKVKKRLWLNSLAENSFDRNKISGLIFSRNHPDRAFSYQLTRKQWRTDSAFEVLRRELQLPTQTFDAHQIVRGEASTNDCQVLLTYRRGIRDRQEEHGIETGVPEIDQLDAFNVIAKIIEPIGLKPFDGYSPVTFGRGQSHTIDNTTSRTINAPTLLGATLQFLKTGRNDFTPQYLAAKSDDEINHLLRQHFQIGLTEIQQKWKTVKFSNKEKDQTSELQALIAANQEAIRRIYPNERPLLIIFYEDGAQQDLKILETVIRLLWGDALDIQTNKLPQHTHGPKSELPGKDLKAAGRAEERRKKWEPIAEQIAALNRRTFCLMVAREFYPDPNNDNASKHDDPVNKPSTRQALATIAGACVQFLLPPQRAKKTGTINLSELLHRVQAAMKDLVWAHSGRIDDVQKKVNQWLSDIPLESKAKEILAITIVRKNAGRSRRGFGTTFLPIAIRIDIETEKCEMCYAYEQADNLRISSWQFFSDALSTISQISPARLAENMADTKTRFKNFVEQIISASVEEEKNPLVIIDSSNCSRLWSWLTDREIDVANININEHKWMQDTWQGARIIRIRQELAPNIIEDKILSLAQSFLEDAREKHLLPKDRNLSTPSSQITGLFRLKTNNRTGCIAYLSLRHDGINRKKRGLSCYRATEVARQVKVNKAFLFFWFKFYQEIHNSRVGEVKKLDLWFIRLTYHLVSKKANNKWWAVSNEAGLKLHTLETLQPYVDKWFNPNPLEIVVTLRQEGDNPGQEGDNPDRLAALVESLRCGFGHYSGWTALPALLFFERVVRDYISAFAIEDEEVESELESGD from the coding sequence ATGCACGAAATCAACGACCAAAGTGACCTGAATCAAGACATGGTGGATGAAACTGCACTATCTTCACCGCTACTTTACGTGTCACTGGGGAGAGAGCGTGCGCGGCTTGTGCCTCTTGCTTTCACTATGCCTGATGATGTACCACCAATTCCTGTTAATGGTTTGAAGATTGCTTGGACAAATGAGGCACTAGCTACCTTTGCCAAGATGCAGAGGGATATTGGCAGCAATAATTCCGCGTTCGTTAAAAATATGCCCTATGCTTGGCTACGTGGGCTAATAGAGGTAAGTCTCCAGAATGTATTTCGCATTGATCCCAGTATTGGGCTAAGTCAATACGCATTGAGAAATGAAGCGCAAGGCCCAAATCCCTTTGTTTATCTTGCTGGTAGCAATGAAAGTGAAACAAGAACTGTATTAAGACCTCTCTTAGATGACTGGATGGTGAATTGTTTAATTCCCTACGCTCAGAGAGAGAAAGTACCGCAGGCAAGCATTAGTCAACTACAAGCACTGCAAGAGAGTAATCAGCTTCTATCAATTGTGGCTTTCAAATCTCAAATCCTTCCCTGGTCTTGGTCTAATCGAACTGATACAACTCAACCAAGAGATAACTATTCGTTTCCTGTACTTGTAGACTACATAGCCAGACGTATTGATGGACAAGAAATTTTCAAAGGACTTGGTTCCATCAAACGCATCATTACCAGCCATAGTGGAATAACTACTGGATTGGTTGAGTTGATTACCGACCCTATTTCACTTCCTGATAAAGGGCTATTTAGTTTAGTTGTTGAACTGGAGGTTGTGACTTTTCCATCCTTGCATCAACCACTTTTGAAGGTGAAGGTCAAGAAGCGTCTTTGGCTAAATAGCCTTGCAGAAAACAGTTTTGATCGCAACAAAATTAGTGGGCTTATCTTCTCCCGCAATCATCCCGATCGCGCTTTTAGCTATCAGCTTACTCGCAAACAGTGGAGAACAGATAGCGCCTTTGAGGTATTGCGTCGCGAGCTGCAACTACCGACACAAACCTTCGATGCTCATCAAATCGTGCGAGGTGAGGCTTCAACTAACGACTGTCAAGTGCTGCTAACCTATCGCAGAGGAATTCGGGATCGGCAAGAGGAGCATGGGATTGAAACAGGTGTTCCTGAAATCGACCAGTTAGATGCCTTTAACGTGATCGCAAAAATCATAGAACCGATTGGTTTGAAGCCATTTGACGGTTATTCTCCTGTTACGTTCGGGCGCGGGCAAAGCCACACCATTGACAATACAACTTCACGCACAATCAATGCACCGACACTTCTAGGTGCAACACTGCAATTCCTTAAAACTGGGAGAAATGATTTTACACCGCAATACCTTGCTGCCAAGAGTGATGATGAAATCAATCATCTACTACGTCAGCATTTTCAGATCGGTCTAACTGAAATTCAGCAAAAATGGAAAACTGTTAAGTTTAGCAATAAGGAAAAGGATCAAACTAGCGAACTGCAAGCATTGATTGCAGCTAATCAAGAAGCTATCAGGCGTATTTATCCAAACGAGCGACCATTACTTATAATCTTCTACGAGGATGGAGCGCAACAAGATCTCAAAATACTAGAGACAGTAATCCGCTTACTTTGGGGCGATGCACTCGACATCCAAACTAACAAACTTCCACAGCATACGCATGGACCAAAGTCAGAATTACCTGGAAAGGATTTAAAAGCTGCTGGACGAGCAGAAGAACGTAGAAAAAAATGGGAGCCGATTGCAGAACAAATTGCTGCACTCAATCGACGTACATTTTGCCTTATGGTGGCAAGAGAATTCTATCCAGATCCAAACAACGACAATGCTTCCAAGCATGACGACCCTGTAAATAAACCTTCAACCCGTCAAGCACTCGCTACAATTGCTGGTGCATGCGTGCAGTTTCTCCTTCCACCCCAAAGAGCAAAAAAAACAGGCACAATCAACCTCTCCGAACTTTTACATCGCGTTCAAGCTGCAATGAAGGATCTAGTTTGGGCGCATTCTGGTCGAATTGATGACGTACAGAAAAAGGTCAACCAATGGTTGAGCGACATCCCGCTTGAGTCAAAAGCTAAAGAAATTCTTGCCATCACTATCGTCCGCAAAAATGCTGGTCGCTCCCGTCGCGGCTTCGGCACAACATTCTTACCGATCGCAATTCGCATCGATATTGAAACTGAAAAATGTGAAATGTGTTATGCCTACGAGCAGGCAGACAATTTGAGAATTAGTTCGTGGCAATTCTTTTCAGATGCACTCTCGACCATATCTCAGATTTCGCCCGCTCGACTTGCAGAAAATATGGCTGATACGAAGACTCGCTTCAAGAATTTTGTTGAACAAATTATTTCAGCCTCAGTTGAAGAGGAAAAAAATCCACTCGTCATTATTGACTCCTCAAACTGCTCTCGGCTTTGGTCTTGGCTAACAGATCGAGAAATTGATGTCGCCAATATCAACATTAACGAGCATAAATGGATGCAAGATACTTGGCAAGGCGCTCGCATCATTCGTATTCGCCAAGAGCTTGCACCAAACATTATTGAAGACAAAATTCTATCTTTGGCACAGAGTTTTCTAGAAGATGCACGAGAAAAACATCTTTTACCAAAAGATCGCAACCTATCAACCCCTTCAAGCCAGATAACTGGTTTGTTCCGCCTCAAAACGAACAATCGAACAGGGTGTATAGCGTATTTATCTCTCAGACACGATGGCATAAACAGAAAAAAGCGTGGCTTGAGTTGCTATCGAGCAACAGAAGTTGCAAGACAAGTAAAAGTTAATAAGGCTTTCCTGTTTTTTTGGTTTAAGTTTTATCAAGAGATACACAATAGCCGAGTTGGAGAAGTTAAAAAGCTTGACCTATGGTTCATAAGACTTACATATCATCTTGTAAGTAAGAAAGCTAATAATAAGTGGTGGGCAGTTTCTAACGAAGCTGGACTCAAGCTCCACACTCTCGAAACACTTCAACCTTATGTTGATAAGTGGTTCAACCCCAATCCATTAGAAATTGTAGTTACACTGCGTCAAGAAGGTGATAATCCAGGTCAAGAAGGTGATAATCCAGATCGACTTGCAGCACTAGTTGAATCACTTCGCTGCGGATTTGGACACTACAGCGGCTGGACAGCATTGCCAGCACTTCTCTTTTTTGAGCGCGTTGTACGTGATTACATTAGCGCTTTTGCGATTGAGGATGAGGAAGTGGAATCAGAACTTGAAAGTGGAGACTAG